The Amycolatopsis viridis genome window below encodes:
- a CDS encoding aminodeoxychorismate synthase component I: MQVTRTRLGRGRTPDEVLLLLEERARLRGLGTAAGLCGDWFGSRAVLAPEVCLEPSSDAFSVPDRCPPVDAPPGTVGGGWFGYLSYDLTDPSGRRTPLPAAVWGWADHVLRLDADGWWWFESLGDDRAAEFAELLTRPAPSVTWRAGPLHRPLPAEHADAVKACVHAIEAGELFQANICTRFEGSFAGSPAALFAAGVRRLQPRRAAFLTGGWGSVVSLSPELFLARHGDRVRSTPIKGTLPRRGPADDVLARQLRESVKDVAENVMITDLVRNDLGRVCAVGSVRVPELLRVRPAPGVWHLESTVEGRVVTSDADLLAATFPPGSVTGAPKIRALELIAELEPRPRGVYTGAIGLASPVAGLELNVAIRTFELHGDRIALGVGGGITADSAADAEWQECLHKAAPLEALLA, encoded by the coding sequence GTGCAGGTCACGCGGACGAGACTGGGCCGGGGCAGAACACCGGACGAGGTGCTGCTGCTGCTCGAGGAGCGGGCCCGCCTCCGCGGTCTGGGCACGGCGGCCGGGCTGTGCGGCGACTGGTTCGGCTCGCGGGCCGTCCTGGCGCCGGAGGTCTGCTTGGAGCCGTCGTCCGACGCGTTCTCGGTACCGGACCGCTGTCCCCCGGTCGACGCGCCGCCGGGCACGGTCGGCGGCGGGTGGTTCGGCTACCTGTCCTACGACCTGACCGACCCGTCCGGGCGGCGCACCCCGCTGCCGGCCGCGGTGTGGGGATGGGCCGACCACGTACTCCGGCTGGACGCCGACGGCTGGTGGTGGTTCGAATCGCTCGGCGACGACCGGGCGGCGGAGTTCGCCGAGCTGCTGACGCGGCCGGCGCCGTCCGTGACCTGGCGGGCGGGGCCGTTGCACCGGCCCCTGCCGGCCGAGCACGCCGACGCGGTCAAGGCGTGCGTGCACGCGATCGAGGCGGGAGAACTGTTCCAGGCCAACATCTGCACCCGGTTCGAGGGCTCGTTCGCCGGTTCCCCGGCGGCGTTGTTCGCGGCCGGGGTGCGGCGCCTGCAACCGCGCCGGGCGGCGTTCCTCACCGGCGGGTGGGGCAGCGTGGTGTCGTTGTCGCCGGAGCTGTTCCTCGCCCGGCACGGCGACCGGGTCCGGTCCACGCCGATCAAGGGGACGCTCCCCCGGCGCGGCCCGGCGGACGACGTGCTGGCCCGGCAGCTGCGCGAGTCGGTCAAGGACGTCGCGGAGAACGTGATGATCACCGACCTCGTCCGCAACGACCTGGGCCGGGTGTGCGCGGTGGGCAGCGTGCGGGTGCCCGAGCTGCTGCGCGTCCGGCCGGCGCCCGGGGTGTGGCACCTGGAGTCGACGGTGGAGGGGCGGGTGGTCACCTCCGACGCCGACCTGCTGGCCGCCACGTTCCCGCCCGGATCGGTCACCGGAGCGCCGAAGATCCGGGCACTGGAGCTGATCGCCGAGCTGGAACCCCGCCCGCGCGGGGTGTACACCGGGGCGATCGGCCTCGCTTCGCCGGTGGCCGGGCTCGAACTCAACGTCGCGATCCGCACCTTCGAACTGCACGGCGACCGCATCGCGCTCGGCGTGGGCGGCGGCATCACCGCGGATTCCGCCGCCGACGCCGAATGGCAGGAATGCCTGCACAAGGCCGCGCCGCTGGAGGCGTTGCTCGCCTGA
- a CDS encoding DUF4185 domain-containing protein has protein sequence MVRVIGTERIAKITGADSINRTDRFAIHGTDLGILWDGGDGRVFVLFGDTFGEGWGGDGGGPDSADWRSNVLAFSTTTDLASGLTLDGVVARPDGTAAQVIARDDRPDEVGEVTVIPNSGLAVGGLQVAHYMSVRQWGPPGKWTTNYSGLAVSDDGGRTWAKPWSARWINRAERDDPFQMGALAREGDHVYLFGTTNGRHGPAYLARTAIPYLLDASSYEYFDGRGWIRDEFAAAPVLPGPVGELSVAYDGHLGQWLALHLDDPGGAILLHSADRLTGPWSPGVVAVPGHQYPGLYGGYLHPWALDGPDIYYLMSQWGPYNVFLMRSRLEQ, from the coding sequence ATGGTTCGGGTCATCGGGACGGAGCGGATCGCCAAGATCACCGGCGCGGATTCGATCAACCGCACGGATCGGTTCGCCATTCACGGCACCGACCTCGGCATCCTGTGGGACGGCGGGGACGGCCGCGTGTTCGTGTTGTTCGGGGACACCTTCGGCGAGGGCTGGGGCGGCGACGGTGGCGGCCCGGACAGCGCGGACTGGCGCAGCAACGTCCTCGCGTTCTCGACCACGACGGACCTGGCGTCCGGCCTGACGCTGGACGGTGTGGTCGCCCGGCCGGACGGCACCGCGGCCCAGGTCATCGCCCGTGACGACCGGCCGGACGAGGTCGGCGAGGTCACCGTCATCCCGAACTCGGGCCTGGCGGTCGGCGGGCTGCAGGTCGCGCATTACATGTCGGTGCGGCAGTGGGGTCCGCCGGGGAAGTGGACCACGAACTACTCGGGACTGGCGGTCTCCGACGACGGCGGCCGCACCTGGGCGAAACCGTGGAGTGCGCGCTGGATCAACCGCGCCGAGCGGGACGACCCGTTCCAGATGGGCGCACTGGCCCGCGAGGGTGACCACGTCTACCTCTTCGGCACCACCAACGGCCGGCACGGTCCCGCGTACCTCGCCCGCACCGCGATCCCGTACCTGCTCGACGCGTCCTCCTACGAGTACTTCGACGGCCGTGGCTGGATTCGCGACGAGTTCGCCGCCGCGCCCGTCCTGCCCGGGCCGGTCGGGGAGCTCTCCGTCGCCTACGACGGCCACCTCGGACAGTGGCTCGCTCTGCACCTGGACGACCCGGGCGGTGCGATCCTGCTGCACTCCGCCGACCGCCTGACGGGGCCCTGGTCGCCGGGCGTGGTCGCGGTGCCCGGGCACCAGTACCCCGGGCTCTACGGCGGGTACCTGCACCCGTGGGCGCTGGACGGACCGGACATCTACTACCTGATGTCGCAGTGGGGCCCGTACAACGTGTTCCTCATGCGCAGCCGGCTAGAGCAGTAG
- a CDS encoding GH25 family lysozyme, producing MTEGSTERGINLALHATVADWDAVRAGAVSFASITVTENTNWLDHGAGKQIEAAQQAGIRTGIRHYARPGAPHDQAELCVRAGRGLGVFGPGSLAPTLEVEAEGVDDRFVRAWIKTVRQTAGIERVVVYADYGLWLRRLHPEKWADREVVLWVARHNDIPGRPGWFHPRLALHEHSSVPPMPGVAGPIGMDALVYPFTLADLLL from the coding sequence GTGACCGAGGGCAGCACCGAGCGCGGGATCAACCTCGCGCTGCACGCGACGGTGGCGGACTGGGACGCAGTCCGCGCCGGCGCCGTCTCGTTCGCCTCCATCACCGTCACCGAGAACACGAACTGGCTCGACCACGGCGCGGGCAAGCAGATCGAGGCCGCGCAGCAGGCGGGTATCCGCACCGGCATCCGGCACTACGCGCGGCCGGGCGCGCCGCACGACCAGGCGGAGCTGTGCGTCCGGGCCGGACGCGGGCTCGGCGTGTTCGGACCGGGTTCGCTCGCGCCCACGCTGGAGGTCGAGGCGGAAGGCGTCGACGACCGGTTCGTGCGGGCGTGGATCAAGACCGTGCGGCAGACCGCCGGTATCGAGCGGGTCGTCGTGTACGCCGACTACGGGCTCTGGCTGCGCCGGCTGCACCCGGAGAAATGGGCCGATCGCGAGGTCGTGCTGTGGGTGGCGCGGCACAACGACATCCCCGGCCGGCCCGGCTGGTTCCACCCGCGCCTGGCGCTGCACGAGCACAGCTCGGTGCCGCCGATGCCCGGCGTGGCCGGCCCCATCGGGATGGACGCCCTCGTCTACCCGTTCACCCTCGCCGACCTACTGCTCTAG
- a CDS encoding MFS transporter, whose product MAGHDAQSFIDRAPLTRFHLKLTLFSAGGPLLDGYAVTIIGLALLTLAPALHLDATQTGLTAAAALAGILIGGLVFGRLTDRIGRKVMYIANLVALSAVSILCAFVVDAWQLIALRFVLGIMIGADYPIASSLLAEFVPSRHRGRLLGALFAAFGVGAALAAGTGWALSALGPDAWRWMLASPAVIGVVTLVLRLNAPESPRWLLNHGRRDDAERVVRKIWGPDAQVDELREPETAPATALLNRRSVRRMAFVSAFFIAHVVPLFAVYSFGPTLLHRLGIGTDSPYLPEVIIALLFVVGSVPGLWLVDRIGRIPLLVGTFAIMVVVFAFIALAPTAPPGLLFAALALFAIASGASNFIEIIVPNELFPTSVRATATGIVVAVSRIGAAISTFLLPTVLAGLGTTAVMWFLAAVNAVGLLGTVVLGEETMGRPLSALPAGARLPARGGRG is encoded by the coding sequence ATGGCCGGCCATGATGCCCAGTCCTTCATCGACCGCGCTCCGCTCACCCGGTTCCACCTGAAACTGACCCTGTTCTCGGCCGGTGGCCCCTTGCTCGACGGCTACGCGGTCACCATCATCGGGCTCGCACTGCTGACGCTGGCCCCCGCGCTGCACCTCGACGCCACCCAGACCGGTCTCACCGCGGCCGCGGCCCTCGCCGGAATCCTCATCGGCGGGCTGGTGTTCGGGCGCCTGACCGACCGCATCGGCCGCAAGGTCATGTACATCGCGAACCTCGTCGCGCTCAGCGCTGTCTCGATCCTCTGCGCGTTCGTCGTCGACGCCTGGCAACTGATCGCGCTGCGGTTCGTGCTCGGCATCATGATCGGCGCCGACTACCCCATCGCGAGCTCCCTGCTCGCGGAGTTCGTGCCCAGCCGGCACCGCGGCCGTCTTCTCGGGGCGCTGTTCGCCGCGTTCGGCGTCGGGGCCGCACTCGCCGCCGGGACGGGCTGGGCGCTGTCGGCGCTCGGGCCGGATGCCTGGCGGTGGATGCTCGCCTCGCCCGCCGTCATCGGCGTGGTCACACTCGTCCTGCGCCTGAACGCACCGGAATCACCGCGCTGGCTGCTCAACCACGGGCGGCGCGACGATGCCGAACGCGTTGTCCGGAAGATCTGGGGTCCGGACGCGCAGGTGGACGAACTGCGCGAGCCCGAAACCGCTCCCGCGACGGCGCTGCTGAACCGGCGCTCGGTGCGGCGCATGGCGTTCGTCAGCGCGTTCTTCATCGCCCACGTCGTCCCGCTCTTCGCTGTCTACAGCTTCGGGCCGACGCTGCTGCACCGGCTCGGCATCGGGACCGATTCGCCCTATCTGCCCGAGGTGATCATCGCGTTGCTGTTCGTGGTGGGCAGCGTGCCCGGGCTGTGGCTGGTGGACCGGATCGGGCGCATCCCGCTGCTGGTCGGCACGTTCGCGATCATGGTCGTCGTCTTCGCGTTCATCGCCTTGGCCCCGACCGCTCCGCCCGGCTTGCTCTTCGCCGCGCTGGCGTTGTTCGCGATCGCCTCGGGCGCGTCGAACTTCATCGAGATCATCGTTCCCAACGAACTGTTCCCGACCTCGGTCCGGGCCACGGCCACCGGAATCGTCGTGGCGGTCAGCCGCATCGGCGCGGCCATCAGCACGTTCCTGCTCCCGACCGTGCTCGCCGGATTGGGCACCACCGCGGTCATGTGGTTCCTGGCGGCCGTCAACGCGGTGGGCCTGCTGGGCACGGTCGTGCTCGGGGAGGAGACGATGGGGCGTCCGCTCAGTGCGCTCCCGGCCGGTGCGCGACTTCCCGCGCGCGGCGGACGGGGGTAG
- a CDS encoding ABC transporter permease has translation MLRDTWLIFKRDWTLSMRNPAWVMIGIMQPVLYLVLFGPLMEKVVSSTPGFPPGSSWTILTPALIVQLALFSSSFAGFSLLMDFRSGVLERLRVTPASRAGLLLGKVANNVIQAVFQAALITVLAYVAFGLDAPLGGVLLSLVIVGLVAATLASASYAVALTLKSEQAFPALLNAVLMPVLLLSGILLPITSILAPNWLFTISRINPFTHVVDAERAAFRGDLTIDALATGSIILVVMAALAVFWGTRTFQKENA, from the coding sequence ATGTTGCGTGACACCTGGCTGATCTTCAAGCGGGACTGGACGCTGTCCATGCGCAACCCCGCCTGGGTCATGATCGGCATCATGCAGCCGGTGCTCTACCTGGTGCTGTTCGGTCCGCTGATGGAGAAGGTGGTCAGCAGCACGCCGGGGTTCCCGCCGGGCAGCAGCTGGACCATCCTGACCCCGGCGCTGATCGTCCAGCTGGCGCTGTTCAGCTCCTCGTTCGCCGGGTTCTCGCTGCTCATGGACTTCCGCAGCGGGGTGCTGGAGCGGTTGCGGGTCACACCGGCCAGCCGGGCCGGGCTGCTGCTGGGCAAGGTCGCGAACAACGTGATCCAGGCGGTCTTCCAGGCCGCGCTGATCACGGTGCTGGCCTACGTCGCGTTCGGACTGGACGCACCGCTGGGCGGGGTGCTGCTGAGCCTGGTGATCGTCGGGCTGGTCGCGGCCACGCTCGCATCCGCCTCGTACGCGGTGGCGCTGACGCTGAAGAGCGAGCAGGCGTTCCCGGCCCTGCTCAACGCCGTGCTGATGCCGGTGCTGCTGCTGTCCGGCATCCTGCTGCCGATCACCAGCATCCTGGCCCCGAACTGGCTGTTCACCATTTCCCGGATCAATCCGTTCACCCACGTCGTCGACGCCGAACGGGCCGCGTTCCGCGGTGACCTCACGATCGACGCGCTCGCGACCGGATCCATCATCCTGGTGGTGATGGCCGCGCTCGCGGTCTTCTGGGGCACCCGCACCTTCCAGAAGGAGAACGCCTGA
- a CDS encoding OsmC family protein — protein sequence MALPTPWQVKFRAGGNDGLADTLKEGVGGSTGMRPHELLEASLATCMTISARMALAEAGVADADVTVRVHLEREESTTRFRYELVLPSALEAFRPAVVKRIECSPVRSTLSKPLTFEPA from the coding sequence GTGGCGCTTCCGACACCCTGGCAGGTCAAGTTCCGGGCGGGCGGCAATGACGGCCTCGCGGACACGCTCAAGGAGGGCGTCGGCGGTTCGACGGGGATGCGGCCGCATGAACTTCTGGAGGCGTCGCTGGCCACGTGCATGACCATCTCGGCGCGAATGGCACTGGCCGAGGCCGGCGTCGCCGACGCGGACGTGACCGTCCGGGTGCACCTGGAGCGCGAGGAGTCGACGACGAGGTTCCGGTACGAGCTCGTCCTGCCGTCGGCGCTGGAGGCTTTCCGTCCCGCGGTCGTGAAGCGCATCGAGTGCTCACCGGTGCGCTCCACCCTGAGCAAGCCCCTGACGTTCGAACCGGCCTGA
- a CDS encoding G1 family glutamic endopeptidase yields MKCALVAVLVLSAVTAPAATAPTFGALDFPGGNWGGYVSVGSFTSATAGWVEPSVTCTSTKDLFAPWVGIDGDGSPTVEQTGVSTDCSSGRPVYRAWYEMYPAPPVYFANPVSAGDHITATVTRTGANTYRLDLSDTTRGWTQTATRTLSSQHSSAEAVIESPTDSYPAIPGGVQFTGVRFNGTDLADTGPTRLEADDRGTYTWSPSAISADGTAFTVTRH; encoded by the coding sequence ATGAAATGCGCCCTCGTCGCCGTCCTCGTCCTCTCCGCCGTCACCGCTCCCGCGGCGACCGCACCCACGTTCGGCGCCCTGGACTTCCCGGGCGGCAACTGGGGTGGTTACGTCAGCGTCGGCAGCTTCACCTCGGCCACCGCCGGCTGGGTCGAGCCGTCGGTGACCTGCACCTCCACCAAGGACCTCTTCGCGCCGTGGGTCGGCATCGACGGGGACGGCTCGCCGACCGTGGAGCAGACCGGCGTGTCGACCGACTGTTCCAGCGGCCGGCCCGTCTACCGGGCCTGGTACGAGATGTACCCGGCGCCCCCGGTCTACTTCGCCAACCCGGTCTCCGCCGGTGACCACATCACCGCCACCGTGACCCGCACCGGCGCGAACACCTACCGCCTCGACCTCAGCGACACCACACGTGGCTGGACGCAGACGGCCACCAGGACGCTCAGCTCGCAGCACTCGTCCGCCGAGGCGGTCATCGAGTCCCCCACCGACTCCTACCCCGCCATCCCGGGCGGGGTGCAGTTCACCGGCGTCCGGTTCAACGGCACCGACCTCGCCGACACCGGCCCCACCAGGCTCGAGGCGGACGACCGCGGGACCTACACCTGGTCGCCCAGCGCCATCTCCGCCGACGGCACCGCGTTCACGGTGACCCGGCACTGA